The genomic stretch agttttgggcccctcactgcacGAAGCACATCGAGGCCCCGCAGGGAGGTGAAGGGAGGTGAGGGGTGGGTGCTTAGCAGGGCAGATCGCTGCTCTTGggctctgtttttaaaacaagcagggtcagaggcagcagggagcagcacgaGGCTGTGCTTCTGCCCCTTCCTAAACCCTCTGCCTCGTTGCAGGCTATGGGTTCGTGGAGTTCCTCAGCGAGGAGGATGCGGATTACGCCATCAAGATCATGAACATGATCAAGCTGTACGGGAAGCCGATCCGCGTCAACAAAGCCTCGGCCCACAACAAGAACCTGGACGTGGGGGCCAACATCTTCATCGGCAACCTGGACCCCGAGATCGACGAGAAGCTGCTCTACGACACCTTCAGCGCCTTCGGGGTCATCCTGCAGACGCCCAAAATCATGCGGGACCCCGACACGGGCAACTCCAAGGGCTACGCCTTCATCAACTTCGCCAGCTTCGACGCCTCCGACGCCGCCATCGAGGCCATGAACGGGCAGTACCTCTGCAACCGCCCCATCACCGTCTCCTACGCCTTCAAGAAGGATTCCAAGGGCGAGCGGCACGGCTCGGCGGCCGAGCGCCTGCTGGCAGCCCAAAACCCCCTCTCGCAGGCGGATCGGCCCCACCAGCTCTTCGCCGACGCCCCCCCTCCGCCCTCGGTCCCCACCCCCGTGGTCACCTCGCTGGGCCCCGGGGTCACCCCTCCGGGTGGGTAGGGGCGGTGGGGAGGGGTTTCTGCGCCCCGTtgggtgggaaggagggggtttgggggctgtTTTGGGGCTCCCAGGGGGGTTTGGGGCAGCAGCGGGCTGCAGAGTGGGCTGgggaggggttttgggggcagCAGGTCCCTGGCACCCACCCGGCTCAGCACCCAGTGGTCGGATCCTGGGCTCCTGCTTCACCCTGAGGGGTTTTCTGGGTGTTTTCTGGTCATTTTCTGGTCATTTTCTGGTCGCTGTGGCCGTTTGTGTGTTCAGTCTCCTCCCCAGTTGCccgtttttgttgttttttgttcctttttttaacatttttccgTGCTGCGCCCAACCGaaccctctctccttctctctctttcaggcCTCCCCCCCCCAGGATCGTTCCCCCCGCCGGTGCCTCCCCCCGGAGCGCTGCCCCCCGGCATGCCCCCTGCCATGCCGCCCCCCCCGATGCcaccaggagctggagcccccggccccccctcGGGGGCTGCACCCAGCGGTGGGCACCCCCCTCACCCTCACCCCTTCCCCCCCGGCGGGATGCATCACCCAGGTAAGCTACGAGCTCGGGAAGCCCAAATCCCTTTCTGCTGTGGGGTGTCCTTGCGTAAATCCcccctctgctttcttccccGAGGTGTTTTTTGGggcaaaatggggaaaaatcgGCTGCTGTGCGTGGTGTGGCTGTAGTAGAGAGCTCGGGGGAGATCCACAGTTGGCTGCTGAGCGGGAGCCTGAGCTCCCGGGGCTGAAAGGTGCAGAAATAGCTCGGTGGGATTTTTGGGAGGTAATTTAGGAAATAATTCCTTCCAAAAGGCATCCAGCCGGGGCAGGATTTGAGttccctccagctgctgagGCGAAAACGAGACCGGGTTCGGCTTCAGGAGTCCccggtgctgtgctgggaggctgctgaggaGGCTCCGAGgcgtttttgttttcctccagctctTGATTCCTGCGTGAGGTGTGAACCTCCCCGGCGCAGCAGGCGGCTCCGCCAGCCGGGAGCTCGTTGGAGCGGCgagaacaaaatgtttcctctgcttccctcccaTTTTTAGCCTCAGATATCCAGGCTGCAGTCTGGAGCGCAGAAATTCGGGGAAATTGGCGTCGGTTtgagaaaaagaagggggaaaaaaagaacccTGCTTGAATTTCTTCTCATCCTGCTTGAatttcttctcctcctgcctgctctcGAGCAGCCCCCGGGCTGATTAGGGCGCTCTGtgagcagctggctgctgctctccccgaCCTCAAGCTGCTTTTCCAGCCTTCAGCCAGCCAATTACCCTCAGCAggcctccctgcagagctgcgcCGGGCTCTCGGGCTCCTCAGGAGGAAAGGATTTGTGGATTGGGGTGAAAAAGGATAAAATCGTagggaaacaacaaaaaaaaaaagagggtgggAGGGACGCAGCCACGCCGAGCACGTTCTGAGGTCGTTGCAGGGGGCCCTGCCTGAGACCCCCGAGGGGGG from Aythya fuligula isolate bAytFul2 chromosome 28, bAytFul2.pri, whole genome shotgun sequence encodes the following:
- the SF3B4 gene encoding splicing factor 3B subunit 4, with protein sequence MAAGPISERNQDATVYVGGLDEKVSEPLLWELFLQAGPVVNTHMPKDRVTGQHQGYGFVEFLSEEDADYAIKIMNMIKLYGKPIRVNKASAHNKNLDVGANIFIGNLDPEIDEKLLYDTFSAFGVILQTPKIMRDPDTGNSKGYAFINFASFDASDAAIEAMNGQYLCNRPITVSYAFKKDSKGERHGSAAERLLAAQNPLSQADRPHQLFADAPPPPSVPTPVVTSLGPGVTPPGLPPPGSFPPPVPPPGALPPGMPPAMPPPPMPPGAGAPGPPSGAAPSGGHPPHPHPFPPGGMHHPGMPPMQVHHGPPGMGQHHPGPPGSGGQPPPRPPPGMPHPGPPPMGMPPRGPHFGSPMGHPGPMPHHGMRGPPPLMPPHGYNGPPRPPPYGYQRVPLPPRPAQRPPGVPPRGPLRGPLP